A stretch of DNA from Streptomyces xanthii:
GCCAGTACCTGGACGCCGCGAACCCCTCGAAGGGCGTCGTCATCCAGGACCTGTCCGGTTACCCGGCGAGCGGCGCGGTCCGCGTCCTCTGAGGCACCCGCACACATACGACGAAGGCCGCCGTACCCCACGAAAGGGGCACGGCGGCCTTTGCCGTGAAAAGCCGCAACCGGCGCAACCAGCACGACCGGGGGCGTAAGGGTCAGTCCTCGACGGCCAGTTCGCCCATCGGACCGAAGCCCTCGTTCGGGATGTCGCAGTGGATGATCTCCGGGGTGCGGGCGATCAGCGGGGCCATCGACTCCAGGCCGGCCTTGAAGTGGTCGGTGGCGACGTGGGCGGCGCCCGCCGCCGCGTCCCGGAAGCCCTCGACGAGGACGAACTGGTTCGGGTCCTCGACACTGCGGGACCAGTCGAAGAAGAGGTTGCCCTCCTCCGCGCGGGTGGCGGCGGTGAACGCGGCCGTCTTCTCCAGCCAGGAGCCGGCGTGCTCGGGCTTGGCGGTGAACTTCACGACGATGAGAATCATGCGTCCACCCTGCGCCCGAGCACCCGGCGAGGACAAATCAGGCCAGCCCGTCAGGTCTGTCAGACCTGTCAGGCCCGTCAGGCCTTCGGGGCGACCTTGCTCAGACCGTTGATGATGCGGTCCATCGCGTCGCCGCCCGTCGGGTCCGTCAGGTTCGCCAGCATCTTCAGCGTGAACTTCATCAGGACCGGGTGGGTCAGGCCGCGCTGCGTCGCGATCTTCATGACCTTGGGGTTGCCGATGAGCTTCACGAAGGCGCGGCCCAGCGTGTAGTAGCCGCCGTAGGTGTCCTTGAGGACCTTCGGGTAGCGCTGGAGGGCCAGTTCGCGCTGGGCGTCCGTCGCGCGGGCGTGGGCCTGCACGATGACGTCGGCGGCGATCTGCCCGGACTCCATGGCGTACGCGATGCCCTCGCCGTTGAACGGGTTGACCAGGCCGCCCGCGTCGCCGACCAGGAGCAGGCCCTTGGTGTAGTGCGGCTGGCGGTTGAAGGCCATGGGGAGGGCGGCGCCGCGGATCGGCGTCGTCATGTTCTCCGGCGTGTAGCCCCAGTCCTCCGGCATGGACGCGCACCAGGCCTTGAGGACCTCGCGCCAGTCCAGCTCGCGGAAGGCCTTGGAGGAGTTGAGGATGCCGAGGCCCACGTTCGACGTGCCGTCGCCCATGCCGAAGATCCAGCCGTAGCCGGGCAGCAGCCGGTCCTCGCCCGGGCCGCGCCGGTCCCACAGCTCCAGCCAGGACTCCAGGTAGTCGTCGTCGTGGCGCGGCGACTCGAAGTACGTGCGGACCGCGACGCCCATCGGGCGGTCCTCGCGGCGGTGCAGGCCCATGCCGAGCGACAGACGCGTCGAGTTGCCGTCGGCGGCGACGACGAGCGGGGCGTGGAAGGTGGTCGGCGTCTTCTCTTCGCCCAGCTTGGCGTGCACGCCGGTGATGCGGCCGGTGCGCTCGTCCGTGATGGGCGCGCCCACGTTGCACCGCTCGTACAGGCGCGCGCCCGCCTTCTGGGCCTGGCGGGCCAGCTGCTCGTCGAAGTCGTCGCGCTTGCGCACCAGTCCGTAGTCCGGGTACGAGGCGAGCTCCGGCCAGTCGAGCTGGAGGCGGACGCCGCCGCCGATGATGCGCAGCCCCTTGTTGCGCAGCCAGCCGGCCTCTTCGGAGATGTCGATGCCCATGGCGACGAGCTGCTTGGTGGCGCGCGGGGTGAGGCCGTCGCCGCAGACCTTCTCGCGCGGGAACGCAGTCTTCTCCAGGAGCAGGACGTCCAGACCCGCCTTCGCCAGGTGGTAGGCGGTCGCCGAGCCCGCCGGTCCTGCCCCGACGACGATGACGTCTGCGCTGTGCTCGGAGAGGGGCTTGGGCTGCTCGGTCACGGCGGGTTCTCCCCAAGGGTCGAAAACGGTGTGCCGTCCGGCACGGACATGGGCAGTCTATTTGGCGGCACCGCTCACCGACCGAAGGGTCAGCCCATGACTCGAGTTCTGCCCGCCGTGGATCTGCGGGTCCCCACCCACGAGGACGCCTTCGCCTGGCACCGGGTGTTCGACGACCCCGACGTGATGGAGTTCCACGGGGGCGCCTCCGCCGAGCTGTCCGTGTACGAGGAGCTGACGGCGCGCCAGCGGATGCACGACGCCGAGCACGGCTTCTGCCTGTGGACGATGACGGACGGCGCGGGCGAGGTCGTCGGCTTCACGGGCGCCCAGCCGTGGCCGCACGCCTGGGGTCCGGCCGGGCAGATCGAGATCGGCTGGCGGCTCGGGCGTGCCCACTGGGGGCGCGGCTACGCGACCTCCGCGGCGCTCGCCACGCTGGAGCGGGTGCGGGCGGCCGGGGTACCGAGCGTCGTCGCGATGGTCGACGCGCGCAACGCCCGGTCCATAGCGGTCACGAAGCGGCTCGGCATGGACCTCGCCGAGACGTTCGTGACGCCGACCGGGCGCCGCGGGCACTGCTTCCGCCTGGAGCTGTAGCCGGACTCCTGTCGCTCAGTCCGTGTCCGTGAGCCGCCAGGAGTCGAGCGCGATCCGGTACATCTCCTGTGCCGAGGTCCACTCCGGCTCCGGGGCGGTGAGCAGGATCGCGTACTCGGTGCCGCCGGCGGCCACGTACGCCTGGTCGATGCCGTGGACCGTGGTCCCGGAGGCGTCCTCGTAGGTGTACTCCCAACGGGCCCCCGCACGCCCCTGGAAGGTGTTCCGCTCCAGCTCGAGACGCTGGTAGTTCTTCTTGTTCTTGTCCGCCTCGAGGCGCTTCTCCATCAGCAGCATGTTGTCGTACGAGGTGTAACCGGCGTCCGGGATGACGCCGACCAGGTAGCCCGACATGCCGGTGCTGCCCGCGTACGTGACCTGGCTGCCGTTCTTGACGCCCTGACGGTCCCAGACCTCGGGGACGGCGAACGAGAAGCCCAGTTCGTCGTAGACCTGGTGGTAGCCGGCGGGAGCGGTCGGCAGGTCGGTCGGTTCGCCGGTGGCGGTGGCCGTGGCGGCGGCCGTGTCCGAGGGCGTCACGGCGGAGGCGTCGGCGGACTGCTGTGCGTCCGGCGACTCCTGTGACTCCTGCGACTGCTGGGCAGAGGGTGCTCCCTGTGCGCTCGCGCCCTTGCCGTCACCCTTCTTCGCGCCGCCCCCGTCGTCGTGGAGCAGCACGACACCGGCCGCGGAGCCGCCGCCGATCACGAGCGCCCCGGCGAGCGTGGCCACCCAGATCCAGGCGCGGCGGCGGTTGTTGCGGGGCGGCCGGGGCTGGGTTCCGTCGTGGGGCGGGGTGGAGACGAGGCCGATGGTGTGGGGGTCGTACGGGGCCTGCGGCGCGGGTGCGGGGGCCGGGAACGGGGTGTGCGGGGTCTGCTGGGGTGCCTGGACCTGTTCGGCCTGCCCGGGCTGGTCCGGCTGCTGCGGGGCCGGAGCGTCCTCCGGGGACTTCTGGAGCGGCACGGGCGGTTGCGCCGGCGGATCCTGCGGGGCCTGCGGAGACTGCGGGGCCTGCTCAGGGATCGCGGGCGGGGCGGGCATCGGGGACGCGGCCGGGGCCGGCGGCATGGGGCCGGGCCCCTGCGCCGGGGGCATCGGGGGCCAGTACGGGCCCGGCGCCGGGGGCGTCGGGGACGGGGTGAGGCCCAGGGCGCGGGCCACGTGCGGGCCCACGAGCGCGGCGCCGCCGACCCACAGCAGCCCGAACAGCAGCACCTCGGGCACGTCGAGCCCCAGGTCGAACTGCCCGGCCCCGGTGCCCAGAAGCTCGATGTCGCCGCGGAACTCGGCGCCCAGGCCACCGATCCCGGCGAGCAGCAGGAGCAGGCCGAAGAAGACACCGGCGGACAGGAGCTGCTCGCGCCGGTCGGCGGAGCGCCGGGCCGCGACGACGCCGACGATCAGGGCGCAGACGAGGCCCACGCCGAGCGCGTACACGACGGACCCGGAGCCGAGTTCGTCGCCGAGCCGGGACAGGCCGAACGACTCCTTCTCGTAGCCGCCTCCGAAGCCGGAGGTGCCGCGCGCCTCGACCTCCAGGGACCCGCCCCAGCACAGGCCGAGCACGGCGAGCGCGAAGTTGGGCAGCAGCATCAGGAAGGTGCCCACCCCGGCGGCATCGGAGCCGCCGAACTCCTCGTCGCCGAGGTCCGACGGGGAGCCGCCGCCCTCGCCGAAGATCGCGAGCCCGATCCAGCCGAGGAGGAGCGCGACGACGAGGACGAGGCCCATGGCGCGCACGGCCGTGCCGACGGCGCCCACGGTCATCCGCACGCCCGGCCGCGCGGCGGCGACCCTCCCCCAAGCTCTCGGCTCCGCTCGAGCAGGGGGGACCCCCATTTTGAGGTCGTCGGCATGCAGGACGCCGCCCGCGACGACCAGGGAGAGCAGCAGCGTCCACACGACCGTCAGGAACGGCGCGGAGGACACGGACACCTCGGCGATGTCCGGCTGCGCGAACAGGGCGAGGACGAGCGTCCCGAGCGTCGTCGCGATCGCGACCCGCACGGCGGCCTCCAGGCCGCTGGTGGCGCCGTCCGGGGCGCCGGGCACGACCCGCGCGTACAGGCGGGAGCGGAGCATGCGCGTGCCGATGACGAGCGCGACGATCCACAGGACGGTCACCAGGAGCGGGACGACCGAGATCGCGGCGGAACCGGAGCCGCTCGGGCCGTAGTCGCCGCTGCCGTAGTCGCTGCCGTCGTACGCGGGGACGCCGCCGCCGGAGCCGCCCGCGGAGAGTTCGAGGCCGCCGCCGACGCCCTGGAGCAGCACGGCGAGGGCGAGCCGCATGCGGTCGCCGAAGCCGACCACGACGTCGCCGGGGTCCTGCCCGTACGAGGGGATGCCGAGGGCGACGGCGGCGAACAGGACGAGGCCCACCGGCCACAGCGCGGCCTGCACCGCGCCGGCCCAGTCGCCGCGCAGGGCCCGGCCCATGAAGGCTCCGAAGGCGGAGGGCTGGGCGGGGGCCGCCGGTGCGTAGGCGGGCGGCGGGACGTTCGGCGGGGGTGTGACAGGTGCCGCGGGTGCTGCGGGTGCTGCGGGTGGGGGCGGCGGTGGGGCGGAGCTCTCCGGGCCCCCGCCCGCGGACCGTTCCCGCCCGCATCTCATGCAGAATCGGGCTTCTTCGGGAGCCTCGGCTCCACAGTGCGGGCAGTGCGACGCCATCGGGATGCTCCGTGATGATCCGGGGACGATCGGGTGACGCCCCGTCACCGGTCGTCACCATCTAATCAACGGACTCATCTTTCCCGTCGGCCGGTTCCCGTCAACTGCAATACGGGAGCCGTGACTTACTTGATGCCGCGGTGCAGGGCCACGACGCCGCCGGTGAGGTTGCGCCAGGCCACCTTCTGCCAGCCGGCGCCCTTGAGGCGGTCGGCGAGCTCGGGCTGGGTCGGCCAGGCGCGGATCGACTCGGCGAGGTAGACGTACGCGTCCGGGTTCGAGGACACGGCGCGGGCGACGGGCGGCAGGGCGCGCATCAGGTACTCGGTGTAGACCGTGCGGAACGGGGCCCAGGTCGGGTGGCTGAACTCGCAGATGACGACGCGGCCGCCGGGCTTGGTGACCCGGTACAGCTCGCGCAGCGCCTGGTCGGTGTCCTGGATGTTGCGCAGCCCGAAGGAGATCGTCACCGCGTCGAATGTGTCGTCCTTGAACGGCAGCTTCGTGCCGTCGCCGGCCGTGAACGGCATCCAGGGGTGCCGCTTCTTGCCGACCCGCAGCATGCCGAGCGAGAAGTCGCAGGGCACGACGTACGCGCCGGCCCGCACGAACGGCTGCGAGGACGTGGCCGTGCCGGCCGCGAGATCGAGCACCTTCTGCGCGGGGCGGGCGTCGACGGCCTTCGCGACCTCCTTGCGCCACAGCCGCGCCTGTCCCAGGGACAGCACGTCGTTGGTGAGGTCGTACTTCTCCGCCACGTCGTCGAACATGGAGGCGACTTCGTGGGGCTGCTTGTCCAAGGATGCACGGGTCACCCCTGCATTGTGGCAGCACGCCCTTCACCTCCGGCGGACCGGGACCCGTCTGGGATGCTGGGCCCGTCCGGGCGGATCTGACTCAGGGGTGGGGAGCTTGGCGGTGCGGGGGCGGATTCTCGTGTGGGCGTGGGGGGTGCTGGTCGTCGGCGGGTTCGGGGCGACTCAGGTGCTCGGGGGTGGGGTCGCCCCGACGGACGGGGCAGGGCCCGAGCGGTCGGCTCCGCCGTCGCCGACGCCGATTCAGCTCCCTGAGACGTGCCCCAGCCCGTCGCCCAGGCCCAGTCCGTCGGAACCGGGCCGGTTCTCTGTCGAGTTCCGTGACGGGGCGCGGGACTGCGCCGTGATCACCACGCGTTGACTCCGTCTGCGGGCCGGTGGGGGCTGGTCGCGCAGTTCCCCGCGCCCGTGGAAGGCATGCGGCTTCGCCGCGCCTTCCCCAGATGAAAGGACCGGCTCAACGGCCCCGGTACACCAACCGGCCCGCCACCACCGTCGCCACACACGTCCCGGCCCCCTGGGCCACCAGTTCCTCGCGGGACGGGACGTCGAAGATCGCGAAGCGGGCCGGGCCGCCCACCGCGAGGGCGGGGAGCAGGACCATCGGGCGCGGGGAGAGGGAGACCGGGCCGGGGAGGCGGTCGGGGCGGGCCCCGAAGGCCAGGCCGGAGCGCTGGGCCACCTCCAGGACGGGCCGGGACCTGAGCTCACCGGCGATC
This window harbors:
- a CDS encoding putative quinol monooxygenase, which encodes MILIVVKFTAKPEHAGSWLEKTAAFTAATRAEEGNLFFDWSRSVEDPNQFVLVEGFRDAAAGAAHVATDHFKAGLESMAPLIARTPEIIHCDIPNEGFGPMGELAVED
- a CDS encoding geranylgeranyl reductase family protein, with amino-acid sequence MTEQPKPLSEHSADVIVVGAGPAGSATAYHLAKAGLDVLLLEKTAFPREKVCGDGLTPRATKQLVAMGIDISEEAGWLRNKGLRIIGGGVRLQLDWPELASYPDYGLVRKRDDFDEQLARQAQKAGARLYERCNVGAPITDERTGRITGVHAKLGEEKTPTTFHAPLVVAADGNSTRLSLGMGLHRREDRPMGVAVRTYFESPRHDDDYLESWLELWDRRGPGEDRLLPGYGWIFGMGDGTSNVGLGILNSSKAFRELDWREVLKAWCASMPEDWGYTPENMTTPIRGAALPMAFNRQPHYTKGLLLVGDAGGLVNPFNGEGIAYAMESGQIAADVIVQAHARATDAQRELALQRYPKVLKDTYGGYYTLGRAFVKLIGNPKVMKIATQRGLTHPVLMKFTLKMLANLTDPTGGDAMDRIINGLSKVAPKA
- a CDS encoding GNAT family N-acetyltransferase produces the protein MTRVLPAVDLRVPTHEDAFAWHRVFDDPDVMEFHGGASAELSVYEELTARQRMHDAEHGFCLWTMTDGAGEVVGFTGAQPWPHAWGPAGQIEIGWRLGRAHWGRGYATSAALATLERVRAAGVPSVVAMVDARNARSIAVTKRLGMDLAETFVTPTGRRGHCFRLEL
- a CDS encoding single stranded DNA-binding domain-containing protein, coding for MGRALRGDWAGAVQAALWPVGLVLFAAVALGIPSYGQDPGDVVVGFGDRMRLALAVLLQGVGGGLELSAGGSGGGVPAYDGSDYGSGDYGPSGSGSAAISVVPLLVTVLWIVALVIGTRMLRSRLYARVVPGAPDGATSGLEAAVRVAIATTLGTLVLALFAQPDIAEVSVSSAPFLTVVWTLLLSLVVAGGVLHADDLKMGVPPARAEPRAWGRVAAARPGVRMTVGAVGTAVRAMGLVLVVALLLGWIGLAIFGEGGGSPSDLGDEEFGGSDAAGVGTFLMLLPNFALAVLGLCWGGSLEVEARGTSGFGGGYEKESFGLSRLGDELGSGSVVYALGVGLVCALIVGVVAARRSADRREQLLSAGVFFGLLLLLAGIGGLGAEFRGDIELLGTGAGQFDLGLDVPEVLLFGLLWVGGAALVGPHVARALGLTPSPTPPAPGPYWPPMPPAQGPGPMPPAPAASPMPAPPAIPEQAPQSPQAPQDPPAQPPVPLQKSPEDAPAPQQPDQPGQAEQVQAPQQTPHTPFPAPAPAPQAPYDPHTIGLVSTPPHDGTQPRPPRNNRRRAWIWVATLAGALVIGGGSAAGVVLLHDDGGGAKKGDGKGASAQGAPSAQQSQESQESPDAQQSADASAVTPSDTAAATATATGEPTDLPTAPAGYHQVYDELGFSFAVPEVWDRQGVKNGSQVTYAGSTGMSGYLVGVIPDAGYTSYDNMLLMEKRLEADKNKKNYQRLELERNTFQGRAGARWEYTYEDASGTTVHGIDQAYVAAGGTEYAILLTAPEPEWTSAQEMYRIALDSWRLTDTD
- a CDS encoding demethylmenaquinone methyltransferase, whose translation is MTRASLDKQPHEVASMFDDVAEKYDLTNDVLSLGQARLWRKEVAKAVDARPAQKVLDLAAGTATSSQPFVRAGAYVVPCDFSLGMLRVGKKRHPWMPFTAGDGTKLPFKDDTFDAVTISFGLRNIQDTDQALRELYRVTKPGGRVVICEFSHPTWAPFRTVYTEYLMRALPPVARAVSSNPDAYVYLAESIRAWPTQPELADRLKGAGWQKVAWRNLTGGVVALHRGIK